The following proteins are co-located in the Amblyraja radiata isolate CabotCenter1 chromosome 8, sAmbRad1.1.pri, whole genome shotgun sequence genome:
- the banf1 gene encoding barrier-to-autointegration factor, whose protein sequence is MISTSHKHRNFVSEPMGNKSVSALAGIGTTLGRKLEEQGFDKAYVVLGQFLVLKKDDELFKDWLKDICGANSKQAGQCATCLQEWCNAFL, encoded by the exons ATGATTTCAACATCACACAAGCACAGGAATTTTGTGTCTGAACCAATGGGAAACAAATCAGTTTCTGCCTTGGCTGGTATTGGAACAACacttgggagaaaactggaagaacaAGGTTTTGATAAG GCATATGTAGTGCTGGGCCAGTTCCTTGTTCTGAAAAAGGATGATGAATTGTTTAAAGATTGGTTGAAAGATATCTGCGGAGCCAACAGCAAACAAGCTGGACAATGTGCCACCTGTTTACAGGAATGGTGCAATGCTTTCCTCTAG